A window of Ruminiclostridium herbifermentans genomic DNA:
ATAAGGAGATAACTATGGCAGAAAAACATATTGGAAAACAGACTGTTGTTTTAAATAATCCTCCATCAATTAAGGCTACTGCTTCAATTGTTGGACCTAAAGAAGGAAAAGGAGATTTGAAAAGAGACTTTGATTATATATTACCAGATGAACTTTGGGGAGAGGATAGCTGGGAAAAGGCAGAAAGCAAGCTGGTAAGAGAAACTTTTTCAAAGCTTCTTCAGAATGCAGGAATTAGTAATGATAAAATTGATTATATTCTAGCTGGAGATTTGTTGAATCAATGTATAGCAGCAAACTATGGGCTTAGAGATACAAATGTGCCATTTTTCGGTTTATACGGTGCATGTTCAACTATGGCAGAGTCAATGAGTTTGGGAAGTATGCTTGTTGGTGGTGGCTTTGCAGATAATGTTGTGTGTCTTACATCAAGCCATTTTTGCTCGGCAGAGAAGCAATTCAGATTCCCTTTAGAATTGGGAAATCAAAGGACTCCAACATCCCAGTGGACTGTAACAGGTTCAGGTGCAGTTTTATTATCAGCTGAGGGAACAGGTCCGTATATTAAGCATATAACTACTGGTAAAATTAATGATTTAGGTGTAACTGATATTAATAACATGGGTGCTGCAATGGCACCAGCGGCTGCAGATACTATTCTGACACATTTTGCAGACACGGGACTTGTGCCTGAGTATTATGATTTAATTGTTACAGGAGACTTAGGCAAGGTTGGAAAGCAATTGTGTTTAGATATTTTAAAAATGAATGGGCTTAACATAGAAGCTATGTATAATGATTGCGGCGTAATGATTTACAAATTAGAAGAACAGGATGCTCATGCTGGTGGAAGCGGCTGCGGTTGTTCTGCGACTGTATTTGCTGGACACATATATAAAGAAATTATGAAAGGGAATTTGAAAAGAGTATTATTTATTGCAACTGGAGCGCTGATGAGTCCTATAAGTTTACAGCAAAAGGAGTCAATTCCTGGTATTGCACATGCAGTAAGTATTCATAGAAGTATTGACTAAAAATAGAATACACTAATTTTGTTGTTTATTTAAAGTAAAGGAGGATAAAACCAGAATAATAGAGTTTATAAAAACTGGTTTGGATATAAATTATGAGTTATGTAAATGCTTTTTTAGTAGGAGGACTTATTTGTGCAATTGGACAACTTCTTATAGATAAAACTAAGCTTACATCTGCAAAAATTTTAGTATTATATGTTGTATTAGGTGCTGTACTTGCTTCATTTGGTATATATCAAAAAATTGTTGATATAGGCGGAGCTGGTGCAACAATACCTCTTACTGGTTTTGGCTATAGTTTGGCTAAAGGTGTTTTTAACGAGGTAGACAGAATTGGTTTACTTGGAATTTTTACAGGTGGTTTTAAAGCAGCTTCAGCAGGACTTTCTGCTGCTGTTTTCTTTGGATATATAATGGCAGCTATATCTAGGTCAAAAGCTAAGAAGTAGGAGGATACTTTAACAGTTAAAGAATAGATTGGTTCAACTGCAAAAATTATGTCGTAGATAAGAAGTTTTTTAAGTATAAATTTTTAAAAAACATATAGAATTATGATTGAATATTGTATATAATTAATTATGATTTTATAGGTTTATAGTATAGCCTTTGTTTACAACTATGTTTTTTACTATATATATTAAGGTGGATTGTTATGAATATAGAATATATTAATCCTTTTATTGAAGCGAGTCAAACAGTTTTACAGCAAGTAGCTGGAATTGAAGCAAAGCTTGGTAAGGTTTTTCTTAGAACTTCTCCATACAAGGGAGAATCAATAGTTATAATGGTTGGTATCACTGGTAAAATGCGAGGTCAAACAATTTTTACTATGTCAAAGGAGACAGCCTTCAGAGTAGCATCAGCTATGATGGGTGGTATGCAAGTTGAAGAATTGAATGAGATATCCAAGAGTGCATTATCTGAATTAACAAATATGATTTTAGGTAATGCTGCAACTTTGCTTTATAATAAAGGTATAGGAATAGAAATAACACCTCCTTCTTTACTTTTGGGTGAAAATTTGTCAATATCTCAATCAAAAATGCAAACTATATGTATTCCTCTATGTATAACAGATACAGAAATCTTGGAGATTGATTTGTCTGTTGAGAACTGAGAAATAGTTACATAGTTGATAGAATATATGACATTACATTTAAGAAAGTATATATTTCTAAATATTTAATAAAAAAGATGGTATAGGCCATCTTTTTTATTTGACATCTTAAAAAAATGAAAGGAATGAAGATAAATGTCATTAAATATCGTTTTAGTGGAACCTGAAATTCCTCAAAATACAGGAAATATTGTAAGAACATGCGCAGCTACAGGTGCTATTCTACATTTGGTAGGACCCCTTGGATTTTCAATAGAAGATAAATATCTGAAAAGAGCTGGATTAGATTATTGGGATGATGCACAAATAAAATATTATGATAATCTAGAATTGTTTATGAAAAAACACGGTAATAATAAATTATATTACTCAACTACAAAGGCTTTAAATAAGTACAGCGATATTACATACGAGGAGGACTGCTTTATACTTTTTGGAAAGGAAACTGCAGGATTGCCCGAGGAATTGCTCAAAGAGAATAAGGAAAGCTGCATTAGAATTCCAATGAAAGAGGGAATACGATCACTCAATTTATCAAATTCTGTGGCTATTGTTGTTTATGAAGTTCTTAGACAACAAAACTTTGGAAAACTAGAAACAAAGGGACATTTAGTTAAATTTGAATGGTAAAGCAAATTCTAATATATTAATAAATAAGTTTTCAATTTTATATAAGCAGTACTGGCATAAGTAATAACAATGAGTAAGTTAACCTGTAAATAGTGATAAAATAAGCACAACTTGTAGATGTTTTTATTATAATAAAAAAACAAAATAATAGTACAAAGCTTATAAATATTAATTTGTAATCCCGTGATAAATAAATAAAAATGGGTATATTAAAATAGATATAGTATAATTATTATTAATGATTTTTTATGTAATTATCATTTAGGTAGGTGGTGGGTCAAATGGTGAATGAAGAAAGACTTGTTAATGAGTTTTCGCATAAATGGAGGAGTTTATATTGCAGACAATTTTAAAGTTATCAGAAGTATCTTTACTTGATAAAAAAATATTTGATGACTATCTAAAAAAATTAGATTCGCAGGTGTCCGAATTAAATTTTACAAATTTTTATATGTGGAGAGATTATTACAAAATAAGATATAGCATTATTAATGAATTTTTGTGCATAATATCTATTGGTGAGGACAAACCGTTTTCATATTTCCCAATAGGAGACTATAGTAATATTGAAAATTTGAAAATAGCGATATATTCTATTAGGGATTATTTTTATCAGCACAATTGGGAGTTCATTATGTGCCGAGTATCAGCTCAGCAAATTTCTGTTTTAGAAGATTTAGATATTAGGTTTACATCGAAAGAGGATAGGGATAACTTCGACTATATATACTATGTACAGAAGCTTTCAACTCTAAAAGGGAAGAAACTCGATGGTAAAAGAAACCATATTAATAAGTTTAAAAAGTTGCATACTTTTAGCTATGAGGAAATATCAGATAAAAATATATCAGACTGTATAGACATTTTAGAAAAATGGTCGATACAAAGAAATTATTCTGAAGATGAAAGCCTTATTGCTGAAAGAAAAGCAAATTTGGACTTGTTAAATAATTATAAATTGTTGAATGTTAAGGGTGCATTGATTAGGGTTGATGGTAAACCTGAAGCATTTACAATAGGTGAGATGTTAAATAGCAATACAGTTGTAATTCATGTGGAAAAGGCAAATTCTACGATAAATGGCCTTTACACATTAATTAATCAGCAGTTTTTGACAAATCGATGGAATGGTGTTGAATATGTGAATAGAGAACAAGATTTGGGAATTAGTGGATTAAGAAAAGCAAAGTTATCATATAATCCTGCAATGTTACTGGAAAAATTCACAGTTGAACTTTGTTAAAATATTAATAATTTGGCGTTTATACTATTGATTATGTTTTCAAAATAATATAAAATTATCATTGGTTTAGGAAATGCAAACCAATTGTTATGTTGATAAGCATTAATTTGCTTGACTAATTAATAAAATTTTAGGAGGTTACAACAATGGCAGTAAAAATGGGTATTAACGGTTTCGGACGTATTGGACGTCTTGTTTTCAGGGCTGCAATTAACAACCCTAATGTAGAAGTAAAGGGAATCAATGATCCATTCATCGATCTCGAGTACATGAAATATATGTTAACTTATGACACAGTTCATGGTAAATTTGAAGGAACTGTTGAAACAAAAGATGGAAAATTAGTTGTTAACGGCAAAGAAATCGCTGTATTTGCTGAAAAAGATCCAGCAGCTATCGCTTGGGGCGCTTGTGGTGCTGAATACGTAGTTGAATCAACTGGTGTATTCACTACTACAGAAAAGGCTTCAGCTCACATAAAGGGTGGAGCAAAGAAAGTTGTTATCAGTGCTCCTTCAGCTGACGCACCAATGTTCGTAATGGGTGTTAACAATGATAAATACACTAAGGACATGACAGTTGTATCAAACGCTTCATGTACTACTAATTGCTTAGCTCCTTTAGCTAAGGTTATCAACGACAACTTCGGTATAGTTGAAGGTCTTATGACTACAGTTCACGCTGCAACTAACACTCAGAAGACAGTTGATGCTCCTTCAATGAAAGACTGGAGAGGCGGAAGATCAATCCTTGGAAACATCATTCCATCATCAACTGGTGCTGCTAAGGCAGTTGGAAAGGTTATTCCAGAATTGAACGGAAAATTAACTGGTATGGCATTCAGAGTACCAACAGCTGACGTTTCAGTTGTTGACTTAACAGTACGTCTTGAAAAATCAGCAACTTACGAAGAAATCAAGAATGCTGTTAAGAAGGCTTCAGAAAATGAATTAAAGGGTATCCTCGGATACACAGAAGATGCAGTTGTTTCAACTGACTTCATCCATGATGCACGTACTTCAATATTTGATGCTGAAGCTGGTATCGCATTAAATGGAAACTTCGTTAAGTTAGTATCATGGTACGACAACGAGTGGGGTTATTCAAACAAAGTTGTTAACCTCATCGAGCACATGGCTAAGGTTGACGCTCAATAATTAAAACTTTAATAGCAAGGGTTTACGATTTAGTTTCAAGTATTTGTTTCTAAATCGTGAATTATTGATTAATTATTGATTAATTATTGATTGAAGTAATTTTGTTTTAGTTAATAACGAGAACAATCTTACAATACAATTATTATCCCTAAAGTTTTTAACAGCACTTTTTTTAGATGAAATTGATTATCTAAAAGGAGTGCTGTTTTATTGTCACCTCATCTAAAATTGATAGTCAAATAGTTGGAGGAATTTATAATCCAAGAGTTTTGTAAAAGCAATAATTAGATTCTATGGTAATAGAAAATATTATAGTATATAGTTTTTGAAAACAATGAATTGAAATATATATTTAAAGGACATGTCACTTATGATATGCACTTTATTATTTTTAGATATAGAATTTCTAAAGACTGGAACCGTTGATACAAATAATTGTTACCAAGTTATATAAATAGTTATTACCAAGTTATAATATCTAGTTTTAAAATTAAAAAATTTATGTTATAATAACTATAAAATGTTAATAATATTATCTTATAAAACGAATATAAAATATTTATATTTAGTTTAGTTAATATTTTTCAAAACTTAAATGACTTAAATACAAATTTGTATAAGCACTGTTGCTTTTTAAGTTATATATGTGATGATAATTATTTGCAATAAACAAAGTCAGTTGTAATATTGTGTCTCTTAAATATATATGACTTAATGATTCATCTGATATAAGTAGCAATTTAGTACTTTTATATAGAGTAACTTTGACAATGCAAGGTTGGCACTTGTCTGTATAGCTTTTTCTGTGCTAACAGCTTTTATTCTTGTTTAATACAAATACACTTAAAAAATGAATTATTTTTGTGCCCAAAGTGGGCGTAGGAGGTTAATATGATAGTAACACCAAAATTTCGTGGATTTATTTGTACAACTTCACATCCTGTAGGCTGTGAATATAATGTAAGGCAACAAGTGGAGTATGTAAAAAATCAAAAAAAGATTAATGGTGCAAAAAAAGTGTTGGTAATTGGGGCTTCAACAGGCTATGGACTTTCATCTAGGATAGCAGCAGCATTTGGTTGTGGTGCTGCAACTATTGGTTTGTTTTTTGAAAAGCCTGCTTCAGGTAACAGAACAGCATCAGCTGGTTGGTACAATTCAGCTGCTTTTGAGAAAATTGCAAAAGAAGAGGGGCTTTATGCAAAAAGTATAAATGGTGATGCTTTTTCAAATGAAATTAAGCAGCAAACCATAGAACTAATTAAAAAAGACCTCGGTAAAGTTGATATGGTTATTTACAGTTTGGCTTCACCAAGAAGAACACATCCGGATACTGGTGAAGTATTTAATTCAGTTCTAAAACCGATAGGT
This region includes:
- the gap gene encoding type I glyceraldehyde-3-phosphate dehydrogenase produces the protein MAVKMGINGFGRIGRLVFRAAINNPNVEVKGINDPFIDLEYMKYMLTYDTVHGKFEGTVETKDGKLVVNGKEIAVFAEKDPAAIAWGACGAEYVVESTGVFTTTEKASAHIKGGAKKVVISAPSADAPMFVMGVNNDKYTKDMTVVSNASCTTNCLAPLAKVINDNFGIVEGLMTTVHAATNTQKTVDAPSMKDWRGGRSILGNIIPSSTGAAKAVGKVIPELNGKLTGMAFRVPTADVSVVDLTVRLEKSATYEEIKNAVKKASENELKGILGYTEDAVVSTDFIHDARTSIFDAEAGIALNGNFVKLVSWYDNEWGYSNKVVNLIEHMAKVDAQ
- the spoVAD gene encoding stage V sporulation protein AD, which translates into the protein MAEKHIGKQTVVLNNPPSIKATASIVGPKEGKGDLKRDFDYILPDELWGEDSWEKAESKLVRETFSKLLQNAGISNDKIDYILAGDLLNQCIAANYGLRDTNVPFFGLYGACSTMAESMSLGSMLVGGGFADNVVCLTSSHFCSAEKQFRFPLELGNQRTPTSQWTVTGSGAVLLSAEGTGPYIKHITTGKINDLGVTDINNMGAAMAPAAADTILTHFADTGLVPEYYDLIVTGDLGKVGKQLCLDILKMNGLNIEAMYNDCGVMIYKLEEQDAHAGGSGCGCSATVFAGHIYKEIMKGNLKRVLFIATGALMSPISLQQKESIPGIAHAVSIHRSID
- the trmL gene encoding tRNA (uridine(34)/cytosine(34)/5-carboxymethylaminomethyluridine(34)-2'-O)-methyltransferase TrmL, whose protein sequence is MSLNIVLVEPEIPQNTGNIVRTCAATGAILHLVGPLGFSIEDKYLKRAGLDYWDDAQIKYYDNLELFMKKHGNNKLYYSTTKALNKYSDITYEEDCFILFGKETAGLPEELLKENKESCIRIPMKEGIRSLNLSNSVAIVVYEVLRQQNFGKLETKGHLVKFEW
- a CDS encoding DUF2156 domain-containing protein: MQTILKLSEVSLLDKKIFDDYLKKLDSQVSELNFTNFYMWRDYYKIRYSIINEFLCIISIGEDKPFSYFPIGDYSNIENLKIAIYSIRDYFYQHNWEFIMCRVSAQQISVLEDLDIRFTSKEDRDNFDYIYYVQKLSTLKGKKLDGKRNHINKFKKLHTFSYEEISDKNISDCIDILEKWSIQRNYSEDESLIAERKANLDLLNNYKLLNVKGALIRVDGKPEAFTIGEMLNSNTVVIHVEKANSTINGLYTLINQQFLTNRWNGVEYVNREQDLGISGLRKAKLSYNPAMLLEKFTVELC
- the spoVAE gene encoding stage V sporulation protein AE, with translation MSYVNAFLVGGLICAIGQLLIDKTKLTSAKILVLYVVLGAVLASFGIYQKIVDIGGAGATIPLTGFGYSLAKGVFNEVDRIGLLGIFTGGFKAASAGLSAAVFFGYIMAAISRSKAKK
- a CDS encoding chemotaxis protein CheX; the protein is MNIEYINPFIEASQTVLQQVAGIEAKLGKVFLRTSPYKGESIVIMVGITGKMRGQTIFTMSKETAFRVASAMMGGMQVEELNEISKSALSELTNMILGNAATLLYNKGIGIEITPPSLLLGENLSISQSKMQTICIPLCITDTEILEIDLSVEN